The genomic DNA AACGCTATTAATCTAATGGCGTGGGCGCACGTCCATGCAGTCGATTCCCTTAAAGAAGCAGAACTCGCTTTCGTGGCATCACATGGAAAAGAAATATGCAAACAAGATGATTGGGAGAGACTGATCAAGAATTATCCAGATCTTTGTTTGTTAGCCACTCGAAGCATGTGGAAATAACACTCTCTGTCGGGCAGAGTATCTATATGTTTACAATTAAATCAATTTCTAAATTGGGATGTTATGTCATCaagatggagaaaaaactgaaatctttttaataaaaaatctgatttgGTGCTGCAACTTGTCGAGTTTCATTTGCCAGTTTGATAAATTGCGTGAATTTTTTCATACTTGTTCCATAATTTAAAGCAAATTGAATATTAAATGAGAAATTTTACCTGAGAAATCTGGGATGTATTACGTTCACTGCAAATGGATCGAACCAATTCTAGGAGCCCTTTAACGTTCTTTCCAGGAAACAAAAACGTCAAAAAGGGTAAGAATAGTGGCTGTTACGTTATATTTAAGGTGTGCATGTCGTCGTTTCAGTTTGCAtttttaacaattaaaatttgGAATCAAATTGTCTTTAAGTAGACAGATTGTCTTGCAGGTTGGTTTTCAGATGATGTAGGAGCCTACTTTTATTTTCAGTTTGCTGAtatcatgctgtttacaacaAATCTCAAAGCAAAGGTAAATagactactttaaacttatgAAATTCAATTATCAATATCACTTATGTCTAATTGAAGCAGAAATTAAATGATTATTTGCTATTTACGTATCTTCAGGGTCGCTCGCAGCCAAGATGTCGTCATAACTATTTCGCTGATAATTTGGAGTTGAGTTGTTATCGTACGTGTGAACTAGACTCAAGCGACCATGGAAAACATATTATCTTATCTCTTATCTCTCACATTTTAGTTTCTTTGACTAGCAAAAAGATTTCAGTAAAGAGGAAAGAATTGAAGTTCGTGTATGTTCCATTAGAAAGTTGAATGGGATTCTCTAAATTTATTACTCTATTTGTtctttcacaatttttttaggCATTGTGCATCAAACGCGATAATCTCAAACGACCATCGCATAAGAAGAGaagataaagaagaaaacttgagaaaatgGACAGTCGTTTGTGGAAACCGCCAACCTACGTGGCAGTTAGTAATTTCGTCTAAAGTATTACATGTTTCGTTTCTCTAAACATTTTtccctttgtttgtttgttttttcttttttcttttgtcaaggAAAAACTTAATCCGGGGAAAAAGGTAAGAGGAAATTTAACGTCTGTGCATATGCGTCTATATTCTATCGAAATCATGTTATTAGATattattgaagaaaaaccaaaacggTCTAGTATCACTGCAAGACTATTCCTGGCTCGGAAGATCCTGGTTCGGGAGCTCCTGGCGAATACAGCTGCTTTGTCACCGGAAAAGCACCCATCACCTGTACCTGATTTTCAAGTAACAGAACTGGATGATGGTTCATTTAAAATTCAAGGGACATTCAACACCACCGAATATGAAACGTCACGCCAAAAGGTGAAATTTAAGCTCAACCACATTTGTCCGGGGCTCTTTTCCTTTAATCTTTCCCGGACGTCCTACCAACCGAACCAACTCGGTGCTGATTGCGAAACTTCCTCATCCAGCTTTGAATTTATGGTTGAACTCTCCTTGGAGAACACGTCATCGTGTTTTCGACACGATGACCACTGCAAGCTAACTGCTGTTTGGGCCAGCATCAACGCAAGTCCGACATTCTTTTGAAGCCGATCTCTCCAGGTCAATGGAAGTCCGCAAAAATGCCTTTTGGATCTCAACGTTTTGAGTTGAAGCAAACAAAGATCCCTTACGTGCTGCATATTAACTTTTCAAGAACTTGTGGCGAGATGAACGCACAGATGCAATTCATTAATTTGTACGTCAATCAGTTCAACTGCGATGTTACATTCCATTTCGACACAGCCGAAAAAGACGAGTCCATCGGCGGTCATGTCAATATTTTGTCGGTTAGAAGCTCCATCTTCGCAGCCATGTTCCAGAGCGGAATGCAAGAAACAAACACGAGAAAAGTTTGCATCAAAGATATCAAACCGGATATTTTCAAACAATTGCTCTATTACATTTACTCTGGTCGAACATCGACGAAATTATCAGAGGAAATCGCCCAGCCTTTATATGTTGCGGCCGATATGTACGACATTGAGGACCTGAAAGACGAATGTGTTCAGTTCTTGTTATCTTGCATCAAATTGGAGAACGCTATTAATCTAATGGCGTGGGCGCACGTTCTCTCAATCGATTCTATTAAAGAAGCAACACTCACTTTCGTAGAATCGCGTGGAAGagaaatatgtaaacaagatgaTTGGGAGAGGCTGATCAAGAATTATCCTGACCTTTCTCTGTTGGCCAGCCGACGCATGTTGAAATAACAATTTATGTTGGCAGCAtatctatatgtatatgttttaaataatatttgaaatcTGGGATGCTATATCACCAATACGGGGAACTGACCACTATCTAAAGCTTATCTGTTCAATAAAAACTAAATCAGATTTTGGACTGAAAATCATCGAATATCATTTGCCAGTTTGAGGAATTCCATTAACTTTTTCATGCCCGTTAACTAATTTAGCAGATTGAATATTAAATGAGAAATTTCACCTGAATATCTAGGATGCATCACGTCCACTGCAAATGGATCAATCCAATTCTAGGAACCGTTTAACGCGTTTCCAGGAAATAAAAACGCCAAACAAAAAGGGTGGGGTAAGAATATTGGCTGTTACGTCATTACCTGAAA from Daphnia magna isolate NIES unplaced genomic scaffold, ASM2063170v1.1 Dm_contigs261, whole genome shotgun sequence includes the following:
- the LOC123468008 gene encoding speckle-type POZ protein B-like — its product is MPFGSQRFELKQTKIPYVLHINFSRTCGEMNAQMQFINLYVNQFNCDVTFHFDTAEKDESIGGHVNILSVRSSIFAAMFQSGMQETNTRKVCIKDIKPDIFKQLLYYIYSGRTSTKLSEEIAQPLYVAADMYDIEDLKDECVQFLLSCIKLENAINLMAWAHVLSIDSIKEATLTFVESRGREICKQDDWERLIKNYPDLSLLASRRMLK